The DNA window GGTTAATGAGGAGACCGATGGGCTTGTTTTGATACCCCGTCGTGTCAATTCTCATACTCGGCCAAAGTATTTTCCTCCATATTTGTCTGCAGATGTCGTTAGTAAAGCGTTGGAGGCAAGTTAAATCAAGCACATGTAGATATTTTATTATGTCAGATTTGGTTGCAATATTCTCATTTTCTGTCATAATATCATTGTTTTTAAATATGCAGAAAGGTGAATTATTGAGAGCTTTATTTCATGTCAATGCTCATAACAGAGTTGAGGTGGGCTCTCATagcttttttgttttattttttcccttttttgtGACCCTGTGTATTTGATTGTTAATTGTAAGTACTAAACTTATCTTCTTTTAGGCCTACTGCAAGGTTGATGGGGTACCAACTGATGTTCTCATCAGTGGAGTGGTGGCTCAGAATAGAGCTGTAGGTGTTCTCTTGTTTGTTTACTGATTTTTCTGGATGTTTACTACATGCTTGTATTTATTTTCTTCCGTTAGTTTTGCACGTTTAATCATCCTTTTGATTTGGTGAATTCTGATTGTTGTAGTTTGAAGGAGACATTGTAGCTATTGTCATTGACCCCCCTTCCTTGTGGCCAAAGATGAAAGGTCCGAATGAAACTCTCGATGAGAGTGCTTGTCAAGCAAGTTGTTCAGAGCAAAGTGAAGCCCTTATGCTTTGTCGAGGTAGTTCAAAAGGAAAAAGCAAATTAGAACTGGATTTTGAACATGTGTGTTCTGTTGATTACTTGGGTTTTTCCGAAGATGGTACTTGTTATGAGACTGGTTCTTCATCTGCAGCAATGGCTGATAATAGGTATGTGAATGGAGTGTCGGATCAGCCGTCCATACACGATTCTACCAAACCATGCTATTGTGATGACTACAAACTTGTGAATATTTGTGAGAAGTTGTGCCACTTGGTGAGTTTATTTCCATCAAGGAGGCCCACTGGTAGAGTTGTTGCCATTGTTGCAGGGTCTTCTCGGCGGGACAGTATTGTTGGTTTTTTGAGTGTAAAGCAGTGGTTTAACAGCAGAGATATGAAAAGAAAGGACTCTAAGAAGCCCAAACATCAGTCTAATCTGAATCAAGGATACATTCTGCTGACACCAACCGATCCCAAATTTACCAAAATGACCGTCCCTGTTGTAAATTTACCTATAAGCATTAAGAAACGATTGGAAGTGGGTGATTTAACAGTGGAGAATGACATAGTTGCGGCCAAAGTTGTTGATTGGGCTGAAGACTGTTATATTCCAGAAGCCTGTGTGATACAAATTTTTGGTAGAGGTAGTGATGTAGAAGCACTTATTGCCGCAATTTTATTCGATAATGCAATCGTAGCTTCTGAATTTTCCTCCGAAACGCTTGCCTGTCTTCCACGTCTTCCTCTGGAGCTGCCCCCCAAAGAATTACAAAGTAGAAGAGACTTGAGAAATTTGTGTATTTTCACCATAGATCCAGATACGGCAAGTGATCTTGATGATGCACTATCCGTTGAAAGTTTGTCAAACGGTGATTTTAGGGTGGGGGTCCACATAGCTGATGTTTCGTATTTTGTTCTACCCAACACATCTTTAGACATTGATGCTCAAATTCGATCAACAAGTGTTTACTTGTTGCAACACAAAATACCAATGCTTCCTCCAGTGCTTTCAGATAACTTAGCATCCCTGAAACCTGGAGTGGATAGGTTTGCATTCTCTATTTTTTGGCGCATTAATTCTATGGGTGAAGTTCTAGACCACTGGATTTACCGTACAATCATACGGTCTTGTTGCAAGCTCTCTTACGAGCATGCTCAGGAAATCATTGACGGTGCCTTTGATGTCCAGGATTTTAGTCAATGCAGGAATCATTGGCCTGAATTGTATGGCCAATTTGAATGGCGTGATGTAACTAAATCTGTAAAAATCCTTAATGACCTTGCAAATATGTTGAAATTGAATAGGTTTAAGGGTGGGGTTCTGTCATTTGAAAGCCCAAAAATAGTTTTCTTGTTTGATGAAGAAGGCGTGCCATATGATACTATGCTCTTAGGGAGAAAGGACTCAAATTTTCTGGTGGAAGAGTTTATGTTGTTGGCCAACTTGACAGCTGCGGAAGTGATAACTAGAGCTTATCCATCTCATGCTTTACTTAGAAGGCATCCAGAACCTAATTCACGGAAACTTAAAGATTTTGAATCCTTTTGTGATAAGCATGGTTTAGCATTGAATATTTCATCCTCTGTTGACCTTCATCGGTCATTAGAGCATATCAGGCTGGAACTTAAGAACGACCCAGGCTTGTTTAATATTTTGATGTCTTATGCCGCAAGGCCAATGCAGTTAGCTGAGTACTTTTGCACTGGAGATCTGAGGTACACTGATACTGATTGGGGTCACTATGCGCTGGCTGTTCCGCGCTACACTCATTTCACTTCTCCATTGCGTCGATATCCTGATATTTTGGTACACCGTATGCTGGCTGCAATCGTAGAGGCTGAAATTATCTATTTGGAGGGTATAAGAACGTTTGAAGACCCAATAAGAAATGAAGTGTTGAGCCGATGCTTTACTGGTTTGTGCTTCGACGAACATGAAATTCGATCGGTTAAAGCTCAAGAAGCTCTATCCATTTCAGCCTCAAAGTTAAAACTTCCTTGTGCTGAAACTCTTGCTGATGTGGCCGCTCGTTGCAATGAGAGGAAGCTGGCTGCTAGACACGTAAAAGATGCAACCAATAAGCTCTATATGTGGTTATTTCTGAAGAAGAAAGAGGTCCGTACTTTCACTTTTTCTTTTTGGTTATAGTTTATTAATTTTGTACTTGGTTTGAGCCGAATAATTTAGTACATTTGcggttttctttcttt is part of the Primulina tabacum isolate GXHZ01 chromosome 18, ASM2559414v2, whole genome shotgun sequence genome and encodes:
- the LOC142532541 gene encoding DIS3-like exonuclease 2 — its product is MGGVIVESSRVATHTTDFVDEGGFKDGNKKKKRRSRRSKTNYSLSASSSVSEILVDESTLPRGISSSQQASSGNQISLADDDFVCRSIPTLHLNEETVNGNIQNQPLISHNLDESIISKSVPEGLVNEETDGLVLIPRRVNSHTRPKYFPPYLSADVVSKALEASELLRALFHVNAHNRVEAYCKVDGVPTDVLISGVVAQNRAFEGDIVAIVIDPPSLWPKMKGPNETLDESACQASCSEQSEALMLCRGSSKGKSKLELDFEHVCSVDYLGFSEDGTCYETGSSSAAMADNRYVNGVSDQPSIHDSTKPCYCDDYKLVNICEKLCHLVSLFPSRRPTGRVVAIVAGSSRRDSIVGFLSVKQWFNSRDMKRKDSKKPKHQSNLNQGYILLTPTDPKFTKMTVPVVNLPISIKKRLEVGDLTVENDIVAAKVVDWAEDCYIPEACVIQIFGRGSDVEALIAAILFDNAIVASEFSSETLACLPRLPLELPPKELQSRRDLRNLCIFTIDPDTASDLDDALSVESLSNGDFRVGVHIADVSYFVLPNTSLDIDAQIRSTSVYLLQHKIPMLPPVLSDNLASLKPGVDRFAFSIFWRINSMGEVLDHWIYRTIIRSCCKLSYEHAQEIIDGAFDVQDFSQCRNHWPELYGQFEWRDVTKSVKILNDLANMLKLNRFKGGVLSFESPKIVFLFDEEGVPYDTMLLGRKDSNFLVEEFMLLANLTAAEVITRAYPSHALLRRHPEPNSRKLKDFESFCDKHGLALNISSSVDLHRSLEHIRLELKNDPGLFNILMSYAARPMQLAEYFCTGDLRYTDTDWGHYALAVPRYTHFTSPLRRYPDILVHRMLAAIVEAEIIYLEGIRTFEDPIRNEVLSRCFTGLCFDEHEIRSVKAQEALSISASKLKLPCAETLADVAARCNERKLAARHVKDATNKLYMWLFLKKKEILYSEARVLGLGPRFMSIYISKLAIELRIYYDETEGLTVEWLESTSTLILSHSMGKRSNRKTSPGKCKVLEEVALLINPTDLKLDLDSLGNLGEELEDSQKNELIGHDIQHKPAVFPLTVNLLSKIPIALHAVGGDDGPINIVARLYISSYFQ